A stretch of DNA from Aliarcobacter thereius LMG 24486:
GAGATATTCCTTGCTATATGTGTGTTGATATTCCTTGTGTTCCTATTTGCCCAACAAATGCTCTTGATGAGAAACTTGTAAAAAATAAAGATAATGAGTTTGAAATAAGACAAATGGAAATGGGTGTTGCAGTTGTAGATGAAAAATCTTGTGTAGCATTTTGGGGAATACAATGTGATGCTTGTTATAGAGCTTGTCCACTTTTAGGAGAAGCTATAAATATAGTGTATGAAAAAAATGAAAGAACAGGAAAACATGCATTTTTGAAACCTGTTGTAGATAGTGATATTTGTACAGGATGTGGTCTTTGTGAAAAAGCTTGTATTACTGAAAAACCAGCTATTTTTGTACTACCAAAAGATGTAGCTTTAGGAAAAGTTGGTAACCACTATATTAAAGGTTGGGATAAAGCAGATGAACAAAGATTAAAAGATGCAAATGCAACAAAAGGAGTAACTAATATAAATAAAAAGAGTGCAATTGATTCTTTAAACAGTGGTATGGAGGATTTATTAAATGATTAAAAAATATAGATTTTTAATAGCTAGAAGAGTTAGTCAAATCTCTATAATGTGCTTATATATCTTGGCAAATATATATGGAATAAATATATTAATGGGAAATTTAAGTAGTTCTTTACTACTTGAAACTATTAATTTAAGTGATCCTTTTGCTGTTTTACAAATGCTTTTTGCAGGAGCGATTATCTCTTTTGATATAGCTTTAGGAGCATTTATAATTGCAATATTTTATTTTATTATTGGTGGTCGTGCTTTTTGTTCTTGGGTTTGTCCTGTAAATATTATTACAGATTTTGCAAACTATTTAAGAAGAGTTTTGAAATTTGATGAAGTCCAAAAAAGACAACCAGCAACTAGGAATCTTAGATATTGGCTTATTTTAATAAGTTTCATTATCTCTTATTTTATGGGTGTTGCTGCTTTTGAATTAATCTCTCCTGTTTCAATGATTCACAGAGGATTAATATTTGGATTAGGTTTTGGTTTTGCAACAATATTAGTAATATTTTTGTTTGACTTATTTGTTTTAAAAAATGGTTGGTGTGGGCATCTTTGTCCTCTTGGTGGATTTTACTCACTAATTGGAAGATTTAGCCTTATAAGAGTGCATCACAATCACAAGAATTGTACAAACTGTATGAAGTGTAAAGTAGTTTGTCCTGAAATGCAAGTACTTCATATGATAAATAAAAGTTCTGAAGCTGTTTTAGATGAGTGTACAAATTGTGGAAGATGTATTGAAGTGTGCGATGATGAAGCACTTAATTTTTCAATAAGAAACTATATAAAGGATAAAAAATGAAACTTTTTAAAATTGCCTTAATCTCACTTATTGCTATATTTTTCATAGCATGTTCAGAAGAGAAAAAAGAGGATAATTTTGGATTAAGAACAGGGGATTTGCTAGATGAAAGTTCCATAGTTGCTGATCCTACAAATTATAGTACTGATGTAGCAGGAACTAGTACAAAAATAAAAAGAGCTTTTGAAAATGCTCCTCCTATGATTCCACATGACACAGAAGGAATGCTTCCAATTACTATTGATAATAATCAATGTACAATGTGTCATGATCCTATGATTGCTGAGTCAATGGGAGCAACTCCACTTCCAAAATCTCACTTCACAGATTTTAGAGAAGGTGTTAAAATAGATAATAAAGGAAACTTAATAAGAGATGGAAAAAATGTTGATAGTAGTGAATTAAAAACTATTGTAAAACCTTTAGATCATTTATCAAATGCTAGATTTAACTGTTCTGCTTGTCATGCACCACAATCAGAAAATCAAAATGTTCCTAAAAATAACTTTACAACAGAGTTTAGAAGCATTGATTTAAATGATAAATCAAATTTAATTGATGTTCTTGGTGAAGGTGTAAAATAGATGGAAAGAAGAGAGCTTTTTAGCTCTCTTTCTAATAGTTTTAGAAAAGAGAGTAAAAAAATAAAAAAAATTAGACCTCCATATTTTATAGATGAAAATGTTTTTTTCACAAACTGTATAAATTGTTCTACAAAAGATTGTATTACAGCTTGTGAAGAAAATATAATTTTCTTAGATGATGATGAAACAGTATTTATAGATTTCTCAAAAAGTGGTTGTACTTATTGTGATTTATGTGCAAATGCTTGTACAAATAATGTTTTAAGTATGGAATATAAGAACAAAATAAATGCTAAGTTTGAAATAGATATCCTTTCTTGCTTATCTTGGCAAAACACTATGTGTTTTTCTTGTAAAGATCCTTGTTTGGACAATGCAATCGATTTTTTAGGAGTTTTTAGACCTTCAATTAATAACAGTTGCACTTCATGTGGATTTTGTTTAAAAGTTTGTCCAAGCAATGCAATAAAAATAAAGTAGGTGTAATATGAAATTTTTTATATTTTTATCGTTTTTAATTTTATCTCTACAAGCAAAAGAGATAAATCCATCATTCTCTTTTTTTGCAAGTGGTGGTATAAACGATATAAAGAAATACAAAAACAATCTCTATTTAGCTACAAGTAGTAGCAGTATTGATATCTTTGATTTAAATAAAAATGAGATAATAAATACTATTAAAATACCAAAAATAAAAGATTTTACAAATAAAGTTATTGATTCTAAAGTTTTTAGTGTTGATGCAATAAATGATAAAAGATTGATTTTATCTCAAGGAGAAAGTGGAGGAAGAGATATTTTCATAGAGGAAAATGGGATTTTAGAAAATATCATCAATTCAGAAGAGAGACTTTTTATTGCTTATGCAAAGTTTTTAGATGAAAATAAAATTATATATTCTTTACTATCAAATCAAATATTTATCTATGATTTAAAAGAGAAAAAAATATTAAAAGAGCTTCATATCTCTTATTCTTCTTTTTCTCACTTTGTTTTAAGTGATGATTTAAGATATGTTTTTGTAGCAGATGAAAGTGGAACTATTAGCAAAATAGCTACAAATACTTTAGAAATTATTAAAGAATTTAATAAAGAAAATGTTGATAGAGTTTTTAAAGTTGATTATAAAAACAGTACTATCTTAGCATCTGGTCAAGATAGAAGAGCAGCTATATATTTTGAAGACTCTTCAAATTCATATCATAAGAGTATTGATTTTTTAGTTTACTCTGGTGCTTTAAATAATGATGCTTCAAAAGCTGCAATCTCTTATAATGAAAATAATGATATTTTAGTATTTGATGTTTTATCTCAAAACGAGGAGCATATTTTAAAAGGAAACAACTCTTTAATTACTTCAATTCTATTTTTGAATAACTATGAAATAGTAGTTGCAAGTGATGATAAAAAAGTAAATATATTTAATTTAAAGGAGTAATTTATGAATATTTCAAGTATTGTGGTACAAACCTTAGCAAAAAATCTAGATAGTGTTATTAATGATTTAAAAGAGTCTGGTGTTTGTGATTATCATATGCATGATGAAAAAGGTCGAATAATTGTTACTATTGAAGGAAAGAATGTAGAAGAAGAGCTTAAAAAACTAAAAGTAATAGAAGCAATTCCTTTCGTAAGTAGTGCTGATATGCAGATGTCTTATAGTGAAGAAGAGCTATCAAGTCATCTTGAAGTTTTAGAAAATTCTGATGCTGTTCCTAAAGTTTTAAATGATAAAGATATAAAAGCTGAAGATATTGTTTATAGAGGAGATCTTAAAAAGAAAGATTTAATAGACTTTTCAAATGAATTTGATAAAGCTTAATTTAATTAAAAAGAATTTTAGAATTCTTTTTAAACATAGCATTTAAATAGCAAACTTTAAGTTTATTAGTTGTATCATTCACCTGATCAAGAGATTTTACCATACTTATCTCTCCTTAGTTAAAATGTAGCAATTTTAGGTAAAGTCTCTTAAAAAGGTCGTTCTATTAATTTTAGGTTATGAAGAAATATTAAAAATTATTAAACCTAAATATCAAAAAAAAGGGGCCTTCTCATCCCCTTTTTTTCTCCCAAAAGAAATTAAAGTAGATTTTAAATTTTAAGAGGATTTTTCGACCTCTTAAAACTATACATTTTTTATCTTATTTTAAATATGGTTTTAAAACTTCTGGTATTATTATTGTTCCATCTTCTTGTTGATAGTTTTCCATAATAGCAACCAGTGTTCTTCCAACAGCCAAACTTGAACCATTTAAAGTATGTACAAATATATTTTTTTTATCTTCTTTGTATCTTATTTTTGCTCTTCTTGCTTGAAAATCTCTTGTATTTGATATTGAAGATATTTCTCTAAATTTATTTTGTCCTGGTAACCACACTTCTAAATCAATAGTTGTTGCTGCACTAAATCCTAAATCTCCTGTACATAGTTGTACTTTTTGATGACAAAGTCCAAGTGAACTTAATAAATCACTAGCTGTTTGTACCATCTTATTGAATATCTCTTCAGAGTTTTCTTGTGAACTTATTGCAACCATTTCAACCTTATCAAATTGATGTTGTCTTATAAAACCTCTTGTATCTCTTCCTGCACTTCCTGCTTCTTTTCTAAAACAAGGAGTATAAGATGTAAGAAGTAAAGGTAATTCCTTTTTATCCAATATTTCATCATTATAAAGATTTGTAAGACTAACTTCTGATGTTGGAATTAAATATAAATCTTCCCCTTCTATTTTAAATAAATCATCTTCAAATTTTGGAAGTTGCCCTGTTCCTAAAAGAGTATTTGAGTTTGCCATAAAAGGAACATACCACTCATTGAATCCTCTTTGTCTATTAAAATCAAGCATATAGTTTATCAATGCTCTTTCAAGTCTTGCACCCTCACCTTTAAGAGCTGTAAATCGTGATTTTGCTAATTTAACACCTCTTTCAAAATCTAACCAATCACAAGATATATCCCAATGCTCTTTAGCAGGAAAAGAGAATTTTGGTTTTTCTCCAATAACTTCTAAAACAATATTTTCATTTTCATCTGCTCCAACTGGAACACTATCATCAGGAGTATTTGGCACACCTAAAATAATAGAGTTTAATTCATTTTCTAAATCTCTAACTTCATCTTCCATCTCTTGTTTTTGAGTTTTTAAAGCATTAATCTTTGATTGAAGTTCCCCAATATCGAGATTCTCTTTTTTGTATCTTCCAAACTCTTTTGATAGAAGATTTTGAGAAGCTGTTATATCTTCCATCTCTTGTCTTTTTTGCTTTGTTTTTAGGGCTAAATCTTTTAAACTATTTAAAAGTTCATTACTTACACCTTTTTTTTGTAAAGCTTGGCTAATCTTTTCAAAATCATTTTGTAGTAGTTTTATATCTATCATAATTGTCTCTTTATCTAATTTTTTGCCGATTATATCAAAAAAGTTTAGCAATAAAACTGAAATAGTTAAGATGCAACTAAGTTGCATTTATATAATATTTCTCTTTTGCAACTTAGTTGCATAATTTTTTATTATAAAAGGAACATTATGAAAACAAATACTAAAGCCAAGATATTTATCTACTCTTTGTTACTACCTCATCTTCTATTTTCAGAAACAACTATCTTAGAAGAAGTAAAAATAGAAGAAAAAAGTATAAGCACAAATCCAATTGATATTAATTTGGAAAAAGTTGAACAAAATCAAGCAAACTCATTTAAAGAGATTTTTGATAATCACTCATCTATTGAGATTGGTGGTGGAGCTATAAATGTACAAAGAGTTTATTTAAGAGGTTTAGAAAGTTCAAATTTTGATATTTCACTAGACGGTGCAAAACAGGGTAAAAATATGTTTCAACATAGAAGTAATGAACTTGGAATTAATCCAGATTTACTAAAAGTTGTAAATATAAAAACATCTAATGATGCTTCAAAAGGTCAAGCTCTTGGTGGAAGTATAGAGATAAGTACAAAAGATGCACAAGATTTTATTAAACATAATAAAAATTCTGGAGTTATTTTAAAAACAGGATACAACACAAATGCAAATCAAAAATATGGAAGCACAACTGCTTATTCAGTTTTTGAAAACAACTTAGGAGCTTATTTTAGTATTAGTGGATTAAATAGTGATGATTATAAAGATGCCAATAAAAATAAAGAGATAGGAAGTGAATATAAAGATAGAGATTATCTATTTAAAATAAGTTTACTAAATTCAAATAATCATGATCTAAGATTATCAATAAACCAAAATGAAAATAGTGGTGATACAAGATGGAGAGGAACTGAGTATAGACCAAAGCCTGAAGAACTTGAGAAAATAGTATCAACTACTACAAATTACACTTTAAATCATACATATAATCCAAACAATTTAATAAATTTAAATACAAATTTAAATCTTACAGATATAAGCTTGGAAAGAAAAGAACCAAAAAATAATTTAAACAAGAAATTAGATGGAACTAGAGAATACGAAAATAGAAATATTGGATTAAATGTTCAAAATCACTTTGATTTTGATATATCTTCAACAACAAATAGAGTATCCATTGGAGCTGATTATCAAAAAGAGCATGGAAATGGTAGTTTTGAAGCACATAATTTAGATAAAGCTGTTACAAAATACTCTGATTTGAATTCAGAAAACAAAGCTTTATTTATTCAAAATAGAACTACAATTGACTCTTTAGGGCTTGATTATGGATTAAGATATGACTACTATACTTTTAAAACTGGACTTGGAAAACAAAGTGATTATACTTTTTCTCCAAATATTGGTATTGATTATGAAGCCACAGAGAACTCTTTAATTTATGCAAACTATGGAAAAGCTAGTAGAATGAGTGGAATCATTCCTTTTACATGGGAACTAAATACAAAAATCGATTCAACTTACTCAAAAGATTTAAAAGCCGAAAAATCGAATAGATATGAAATTGGTTATAAATATAATAAAACTGATACTTTTTTAAGTGATGATTATCTATCTTTTAATGCAAATATTTTTCAAACGAAATTAAAAGATTTAATAGTATCAGGTGCTATTGGTGGTGGAAGTGGTGAAGGAGGAAGAACTTTAGAAGATATTTATAATAGAGATGATGAGTTTAAATCAAAAGGTTTTGAACTAAAACTTATATACAACTACGATATTTTTTCAACATCATTTGCTTATACACAAATTGATACAAATGCAAAAAATATGGATACAAATGGAACAATTTATAATGAAGACCAAAATATAAGAAGAGTTGGAGGCTATGATAGTAAAAAGTTTATTTTTAATGGTGCAGTTGATTTATCAGAAGATTTTACTATAAATTATATTTTAAATGCAGTTGCAAAAACAGATATTTTAGATAGTAATAACAATGAGATAAATAGAGCTGGTTATGTAACTCATGATATAAACTTAAAATATATATTAAAAGATTGGACTTTTTTCTTTGCTGTTAATAACTTAACAAATAAACAATACGCAAAAGCTACAACAATATCTACAAAAAATCAAGCTGATATTTATAGATACGAAATGGGGAGAGATTATAAATTTGCTCTTAAATATGAATTCTAAAAAATAAATTAACTAAGCATTTAAATAATTTAGATGCTTAGTTTCATTTTTGCTATTTTAGTTATAATTTCACTCTTATTTAAAAAAAGAGGAATTGTATGTTAGAAGTTTTAATCTTAGCATTTGCACTAAGCATGGATGCTTTTGCAGTAGCTATTGGAATAGGTATAAAAAATAGATCAAATTTGAAAACAATTGCTTTAAAAGTAGCTATCTTCTTTGGATTTTTTCAAGCTTTAATGCCTTTTATTGGTTATTTAGGAAATATTGGTTTAAAAGATTATATTCTAAACTATGACAAAATCATTGCATTTATTTTACTTCTTTTAATTGGTTTAAAAATGATTTATGAAGCTTTTAAAAATGAAGAAGAGAAAGATTTTAATCTGACAAATAGAGTATTGTTTACTTTAGCAATAGCTACAAGCTTAGATGCTATGGCAGCTGGATATAGTTTACATCTATTTAATATTAATATTTATTTATCACTATTTATAATTGGTTTCACAACTTTTATTATCTCTTATCTTGGTGTTTATATTGGAAGCCGTGGTGGTGTGAAATATGAAAAAAAAGCTGAAATTTTAGGCGGAGTTATTCTAATATTAATCGGATTTAAAATTTTACTTTTTTAAAATATCTTTGGGTCTAATTTTAAACTCTTTAAAAAAAGCATTTGTAAAATTATTTGCAAATTTATAGCCAACTTTTAAAGCTATCTCATTAATATTATATTCTCCACTTTGAAGGAGATTTTTTGCTATGTTCATTTTATAAGCTAATAATAATTTATATGGAGAAGTTTTATAAAGTTGCTTAAACCCTTTTTTCAGCTTTACTTCACTTAAGTGTACCATTTTTGATAAAGAGATTATAGATGGAGGATTTTGTAAGTTATCTAATAAAATCTCTTTAGCTTTCAAAATTGCATTTTTATCATAATCATCAAGAAATATAATATCTTTATTTCTTTCAAGTTTTAAGATTTCTAAAGATAATAATTCAAGAACTTTACCTTGTTTATAAATATTAGCTAATTCTCCAATTAATTTACAATTTAATATATCATTTAATAAAAATTGAGATTCAATTGAAGTCAAATTAAAATCTAATAGTTGTAATCTTTGTTTATTATAAAAATATTTTTCAACTATACTCTTTTGGAAATTTCTTAATAAAAAATCTTCACTTAATATTAATCTAACTTGATTTATTTCTTTATCTTTAAATTTTCTAAATCCTTCTGTATTTTCAAATAATGTTATTGTGGTAAAACCTTCTTTAAAAGGTATTATTCTTTTATCATAATTATTTATATAGTCAGAATTTCCTTTGAGTGATATAGTAATTACAAATTTTCGTTCATTTTGTTTTTGTGCTTCTAAATATACAGGTTCTAATAAATTATATTCTATTTTTGAGAAAAGAATCCCATCTTGAATATTTATTTTTTCCATATAATCCGTTCCAAAATTATTTGGGAAACTATTTTTTATAATATTATTTTTATTCTTTATATTTAAACTAATCAAATCCTTTAAATATCTTTTTGTCATTTTAATCCTTTAGAATAGAAAAAAAACCTTAGATAATCATTTTAGTATTGATTATCAATATTCTAGAGTGTATACTAAAGAAAATTAATTTTAAATTAAAGGAAACATTATGCTTAAATTTCATTCACTAAAGTTTTCTTTTTTAGCTTATATTTTATTATCAAATAATTTATTAGCAAAAGATGAAATTACAACTTTAGATAGTATTAAAGTAACTGCACAAAAAAAAGAGGAAAATATCCAAAAAGTTCCTATATCAATATCTGCTTTTGATGATATTTCAATAGAAGATAAATCTATTGATAGTTTAGAAGATATTGCAAAATATACCCCAAACTTAATGCTTTATAACACAGGGCAAGAAGGCTTAATAGTTCCTTCAATTAGAGGAATAAGTGGAAATGTTCTATCTTATTCAACTCCTGTTGGGCTCTATGTTGACGGAATTCCTACTACAAGTACCTTTGGTTTTGATGATGCAATTAGTGATATTGAAAGAATTGAAATTTTAAGAGGACCACAAGGAACTTTATATGGTAAGAATAGTGAAGCAGGAGTTATAAATATCATCACAAAACAACCTAATAATGAATTAAGGACTAAACTCTTTTCAAAAATAGGAAATAATGGAAGAAGAGATTTTGGATTAAATGTAAGTGGTCCAATAATAAAAAATAAGTTTTATGTAGGTATAGCTTATAATCATAAAGAAATAGATGGATTTATAAAAAACACTCTTACAAATGATTATATAAATGAGAAAAAAAGTGATTATGGAAAATTAGTCCTTAGAACAACTCCAACAGATAATCTTGATATCTCTTTAATATCATCAATACATAAAGAAGACAATGGTAGCCACAACTGGGTTAATTCAACAAATAACAAAAAAGAAGTTAGTTCAAATTTAAAAGGAAGTTCTACTCCAAAAGATACAACTTTTGCTTTAAATGTAAACTATAATATAGATGAAAACTCTAAAATCAAATCTATAACTACAAAAAAAGAGTACAAAGATAAAGCAATAGTAGATGCAGATTTTACCCCTTTGACTTTAAGACATATTTATAAAAACAATGAATTAAATACAATCTCTCAAGAGTTTAGATATGAAACAATATTGAATAAAACAGAACTAACTTCAGGAATTTATTTTGATAAAAAAGATGATGACTTATATGTAAGAATATTTGCACCTTTTAATCCAACAGGATTTGCAAATCCTCAAGATATGAGTTCTAAAAGTATAGGAATTTTTACAAATATCATTCATCCTTTAAATAATTTCTGGGTTTTAAGTGCAGGAATTAGATATGACAAAGAAAAAAAAGAGATGCAAGTAAAAAACACAACTATTGATTTAGAAAATAGTTATAGCAGTATTTCTCCAAAAATTGGAGCTCAATACAATATAAATGAGAATCAAATGAGCTATTTTACAATAGCAAAAGCGTATAGAAGTGGAGGATTTAACCCTTTTGCTACATCAGAAGTACAAGCATACGATGAGGAAAATTTGATCTCTTATGAACTTGGATATAAAGCAATGTTTTTTGATAATCGTTTAAAATTTAACACAAATGTCTATTATATGGACATAAGAAATATGCAAGTAGAAGAAACTCCCATGCTTGGTACTACTTATATGGTAAATGCAGCAACTGCAACTTCAAAAGGGCTAGAGTTAGAAATTGAAGGTTTAGTAACAAATAAATTAAGTTTATTTGTAAGTGGAGGCTTAAATAAAACAACTTTTGATAAATTTAGTGATATAGCAGGAGATTATAGTGGAAATTACAATCCTCTTGCTCCAAAATATAATTTTAATTTAGGAGCTCAATATAGAGCAAACAATGGTTTATATGCAAGAATTGATTTTAATGGATATGGAAAAACTTATTTTGATAAGGCAAATACAAACTATCAAAAAGCTTATAACTTAGTTGATACAAAAATTGGTTATGAAGCAAATAATTTTGATATATATTTTTATGTAAATAATTTATTTGATAAAAACTATGATGCAATAGGTGCATATTTTAGTGGAACAACAACTATTTTAAGACCAGAACAAGAGTTTGGTATCAAATTAGCTTATAGATTTTAAGGATTTTAAATGCAAAATATAAACAACTATTTATCACTACTGTTAGCTCAACAAAAAACCGAGATTTTAGAACTAGCTTTGGAGTTAAAAATCTTTAAATTAATAGAAGAGAATATAAATACAATTTTTATAATCTCTTCAAAAATAAATATAAATGAACATAAAACAAAAATATTATTAGATAGTTTAGTTTTTATGGAACTTTTGGACATAAATCAAGACAAATATCTCAATACAAAATTTGCTAAAGAATCTTTTATTTATGGAGCTTCTTCATATTGTGGTGATGTTTTTTTACATAGAAAACAGCTAGCTGAAAATGGTAAAAAAATGATGAAATCAATGTTTGAAGAAAAAAAAGAGCTAGAAGAAATAAAAATAGCAAAACTTTGGGCAGATGCTTCAAAAAAGTTTTTAAAACAAGAACAAAAAAATCTTATCTCTCCAATAGCACTTAATATTATAAAAAATCTAAAAGATTTCAACTCTTTTAAAACTATGTTGGATTTAGGTTGTGCATCAGGGATTATTGGTTTAGAAATTACAAAAAATCACCCTACACTAAAAACAACTTTATTTGATTATGAAGAAGTTACAAATGTTGCAAAAGAGCATATAAAAGAGTATGGTTTAGAAAATCGTGTAAAAGTTTTAAGTGGAGATATACAAAGTGATAATATTGGAGAAAAATATGATTTGATTTGGTGTAGCAATATATTTTATTTCCTAAAAGATAAGAAAGAAGTAATAAAAAAAATTTATGATGCTTTAAATCCAAATGGAATAATAGTAAGTTGCCATGTAGAAATTGATACAAAAAATAGCCTTGATGAAGATAGTTTTTTCTATTTTCTATCTTTAAATATGCAAGGTAAAAATATCTTAAAACCTATGGAATTATCTGATATATTTGAAGAAGTTGGATTTAAATCAATAAATTCATACACAACATATAAAACACCTATGACTCCAAGTCAAATCCATATTTGTAGGAAATAAATATGAATCAATTAACAAAAAAGAATATCTTATTTTCAATTTTATTTACAGCAATTTTAACTCCTATTATTTTCTTTGTGATGGGTCTTCCTATGATTTTACAAATAAAAGGTTTTGATGCTTCATTAATTGGGATTTTTCAATTAGCAGGTTTACCAATGATATTTAAGTTTTTAATGTCTCCCCCAATAGATAAAATAGTATTTGAAAAAAAACATTATAAAAAATGGACATTTTATATAGGCATATTATATATTTTACTTTTATCTATAATTA
This window harbors:
- a CDS encoding class I SAM-dependent methyltransferase, with product MQNINNYLSLLLAQQKTEILELALELKIFKLIEENINTIFIISSKININEHKTKILLDSLVFMELLDINQDKYLNTKFAKESFIYGASSYCGDVFLHRKQLAENGKKMMKSMFEEKKELEEIKIAKLWADASKKFLKQEQKNLISPIALNIIKNLKDFNSFKTMLDLGCASGIIGLEITKNHPTLKTTLFDYEEVTNVAKEHIKEYGLENRVKVLSGDIQSDNIGEKYDLIWCSNIFYFLKDKKEVIKKIYDALNPNGIIVSCHVEIDTKNSLDEDSFFYFLSLNMQGKNILKPMELSDIFEEVGFKSINSYTTYKTPMTPSQIHICRK
- a CDS encoding TonB-dependent receptor, which encodes MLKFHSLKFSFLAYILLSNNLLAKDEITTLDSIKVTAQKKEENIQKVPISISAFDDISIEDKSIDSLEDIAKYTPNLMLYNTGQEGLIVPSIRGISGNVLSYSTPVGLYVDGIPTTSTFGFDDAISDIERIEILRGPQGTLYGKNSEAGVINIITKQPNNELRTKLFSKIGNNGRRDFGLNVSGPIIKNKFYVGIAYNHKEIDGFIKNTLTNDYINEKKSDYGKLVLRTTPTDNLDISLISSIHKEDNGSHNWVNSTNNKKEVSSNLKGSSTPKDTTFALNVNYNIDENSKIKSITTKKEYKDKAIVDADFTPLTLRHIYKNNELNTISQEFRYETILNKTELTSGIYFDKKDDDLYVRIFAPFNPTGFANPQDMSSKSIGIFTNIIHPLNNFWVLSAGIRYDKEKKEMQVKNTTIDLENSYSSISPKIGAQYNINENQMSYFTIAKAYRSGGFNPFATSEVQAYDEENLISYELGYKAMFFDNRLKFNTNVYYMDIRNMQVEETPMLGTTYMVNAATATSKGLELEIEGLVTNKLSLFVSGGLNKTTFDKFSDIAGDYSGNYNPLAPKYNFNLGAQYRANNGLYARIDFNGYGKTYFDKANTNYQKAYNLVDTKIGYEANNFDIYFYVNNLFDKNYDAIGAYFSGTTTILRPEQEFGIKLAYRF